The region AGATCGCCGATCAATCCTGCGGTGAACCGAGAAAATAGATCAGACCGCCACCCTGACTGATCATAGCTCGCCTTGAAAATGCCATTCTTACGGGGAAGGGACAAGCCGACAAACTGCAGGGACGGCCGCGTCGCGGCGCGTGCCTGTCCCGATCATTATTTCGCTTCGAAGCGGTTGTCCCGGCATAGTTACTCAACACTTGTAATTCATAAGTTTGCCACCAAGCAGACAGAGCTGATCGCATAACGAACGCCCACTAATGAATCAACATGCCCGGGTAGGCACGGCCTGCAGCTATCGCTCCCGCATCTCAAGCGAAAGCGGGAAATGCTGCAGCTGCACGGTATCTCGGGACTCGATGCCCCACGAGGTGGGCATCGACGTAAGATATCAGAAAATAAGGTAAATAGAAATAGTTGCAAACAGAGAAACTCGTGTTTAACATTCTAAACAATTGATCGGTAGAAGATAGGATGTAAAGTCAACGTATCAGTAGACACATCTTGTTGCTGGATGATTGTTTCGCAAAGAATACTAAGTCGGTATAACAAGTGATACATTTGCATGGACGCAGTTTAACCATCCGAGTAGTTCATGTGTTTGACGAATTGGCTTCAATTTCACTCCAcgtaattatcatttttgcatttatcTCGGTACGCAAACAAGcgcaaaaataaatcattgtAATTCCAGTAGTAAAAGTTCAGTTCAAATTCGGCTTCGGTCGGTCTCAGAGAAAATTAATACACCgcatacatatgtgtgtgtatatatatatatatatatatatatatatatatatatatatattatatatatataatatacttgaaaaatatacacatatatgtatgtatgtggtATGCATAAGCGTCGTAGGAAATTTTTGACTTCGTTTTTACCTTCTCCGAATGCATTCCCTGAATGATGGGGGTTTTGACAAAAAACCTGACCGCCTTGTACCTTGCAAGGCATTCCCCGAGAAATTTATTTCCTGTTGTTAGTTGCGTGGGTATATGCGTAATTACGAAGCATTATCGTATCTTTGGTTTTGTGAAGAAGTTAACAATCACCAGCAGCATGCGCTTTGCTGAGTAAAGTCACTTTGTTGCCGAACCAATTTAgtcaatttaatttatgaCTTGGGTATGGCAGAGGTAAGCTTCAACGCATGTATAATGACGAAGCAGACTAAGAACACTAATTGATGGAAAACGTATttaacagaaaaataaatttcactttttttgtaTAACTCACAGTCGATGTacttataatttaattttcttcgtaTAATCTGTCTGATATTTTTATCACCTCACAAATCAAAATAGAATATAGCCTCATATCTCTGCGCAGTGGATTATTTTTGTGGTCTCGAGTGGTTAAAGAATCTCATAGGACCATACCCCATAGAGTCTAGAATCAAGCGATTTGCATGATCAAATCTTGGTAGGATCTAAATCCTCTTTGTATGTGGTGTTAAATACCAAATATAATACCTATAAAGTATATCATATCGTTGATTTGAATAATCGAAATTTGATCATTAGCGGTTCCccgttatgatattcgaatGAAACGCAGAAAGCATCTGAACACGTGACCAACGCCCTTTGCTCAGTTTGCAATTTGCGATAAGCTATACAACGAATCTACTTTTATATTCGGTGCATAatacattaaaatttttttgaacacgATATAAATCTCCGCGTTAATATACTAAATCGTTTCCTAAAAAGGATAAGTAGTTATTTCTGTGCACAATAATCGATGGCCGCAGTCTTGTTAGGTTCACGTTAAAAGTATATACCTTGAAATGACCGACGAGGTGTTTCGAAGGTGTGAATTATTAGGAGGGCATCCCAGAGGAGGTCCAGCCGACCTACCTGCGTTATTACAATAACAATCAATACTGGTGGGTCAAAACACGTTAAGCCTCCTGATTAGACGGGTGGTTAGAAAAGAGGCCTAGAGGGTCGGTCGAGACCAGTAAGTCAAGTTGGTGCCGGAGTCACGCGTCAGTCCCTTTCACCAGGGGGTAGGCCACCCTCCAGGGAACCACTTAGTTGACCCTTGCTTCACACTGCTTTATGTCAACGCGTTAATGGGGTATGGTAGATTGTTCCGCACCGCATACAAGCTAACATTCTTTTTAACGTTGAACATAAGGaacaggaataaaattttcttctcccGACTACTCGAGATCGTGACAAGTAGTTGTAGCTCGTTTTATTTTGTACGCCTTTCCCTATTGTCTGGTTGAAAGGACGGCGTTCAACGGTAACAAGTGAGTGGTAGTAGCACTGCGGTAGTTTCCAAGCATCGTGCCTCGTTACATTAGACATACAGGAGCCCAATTAATTGTCTTTGGAAAGTAAGAGTTCGCGATCCTTggttcttttttcaaattccatcCAACTGTTTAAATTTCTCCAATGAAAGTCCCACGTTCCTCAGCGTTCCCATGATCCACGAACACTGAATAAGAACTCAACGATTATACGGAACAGCCCTACATGCAGAAGACCGTGGACGGAGTATACGTCGATAGATATAGGTACGAGTGACGCGATAAATAATTAGGTGAAGCTGGTGGTAATTACGTGGACGATCCATCCTGGGCAAGCAGAGACTGTAGATATATCGAAGCCCGCGGTTTCAGAACGTGAAATAGAGTTTGTTCGAGTATAGAGAACTTCGTAGGTGAAAAGTAAGAGTGAGAGTATAAGGCAGCATCGACGAGACGAGGAGACAAGGAGGTGAACGCCGGGGGACGCGTACGAACGGTCCACCAAGTTTCCCTGGTAGGCAGGCACGGAAGGCAGGGAAGGCAGGCTGGCAGGCAGGCAAGCAGAGGAGCCATTGTAAAGGCCCAGAGTGTACCTGTCTTGTTTTTGTAGGCTTGGCAGAACGGCGGACACTAGGCAGGTAGCGGCGAGAGCAGAGTCGAAGGAGAGAGGTGGGCCGGTTCAGACACAGGGAAGCCGGAGGTAGGGGAAGGGGTCTAGTTGCGGTCCCAGTACTCGGGCCTAACAACCTACCAACCAGTCCTCGGAGAAACGCGGCCGATGCCAGAGCGGCCGTTTACCCTTTCGATCCAGCAGCCACTGACGCGTTGATACTGTGCCGTTCCGTTTTCGTTCGAACATTGAATTGCTAACgattcaattaaaattgacaGGATAATAGCCACCACTTGTTACAGCGCGAGTGCCGACTGGTTGATACGGTAGGAACCGTCGAAAGATCGTCTCGCCTCCAATGAATGGATTACCACTTGGATTATTTTAGCCCGGGCGCTTTGGATGTGCAGTGTCTTTTATTCTCAAGTGAAAACTAGATAGTGATGAGTGATGTGAGATAGTTATTAGCAAGAGGGCCCGGAGCCGTTACAAGATAGggttaaattgaatttgaagtGCGCGAGTAACATCAACAAAGTGTATGCAAAGATAAGAGTGCAAAGATGCAGGGTAGTCCTGCCTTCTTCGCGATACTACTGGGCACGATATTTGGAGTTCTCGGAGCCTCCCTTAGCAAAGCTCTCAGATACAAAGCACCCGATGAATGCAAGTGGGTCGCGACCGGGGAAACGGAAGACGACGTCTCTCTCGTTTGCCGTCTGAGAACCATCAATAGCGAGCTGGAGAACACGAATTTCAGCGTGATCCAGCCGCAGCATACGGTGCGTCTGCGGCTGGAGTGTAGCGATGCGTTATTTTTTCAGAGTTCGCTTAGCGCCGGTAGTTTCAGACCGTTGGTGGAACTGCGAGAGCTTGCCATAGAGTATTGTAAGATCGGGAATCTTTCCGATGACGCCTTCCGGGGTCTCAAGGAACTGAGAAACCTGACGGTGCGCACCCACAACACGGACTGGTCTGCGATGGCTCTAGACGTATCCGCTGGCGCCTTTAGCGAAGAACTTGCTCAACTTGAAAGACTTGATCTCGGAGAAAACAACATGTGGAGTATACCGGAGGGCACCTTATGCCCCCTGTTGAATCTCGAGGTTCTCAATCTAACGCGTAACCGGTTACGAGAGGTGACCAGCTTCCATTTTGGAACCGGCGCTAGGTGCGCCCCGGGATTGCGCGAGCTGGACCTGAGCAACAACAGCATCGAGTCGCTGCCCGCCGCTGCCTTCTCCGGTTTGTCACGGTTACATAGCCTCGATTTACGCAGCAATACGATCACCTTTCTCGCCGATCGAGCCCTCGAGGGTCTCTCCTCGCTCGAGGTACTAAAGCTGTCCGACAATCGACTAGCGAGCTTGCCACCCGAACTCTTTACCGACACGAGAAACATCCACGAAATTCATTTGCGCAATAACACTTTGAGCGTCCTTCCGCCCGGGCTATTTGGCGAGTTAACGCAGCTTCAAGTGCTTGATTTGTCGCGGAATGAGCTCAGTTCCGAATGGATTAACGCAGTGACGTTCGACGGGCTGGTTCGTCTTGTCGTCATGGATCTGTCCCACAACAGAATTGCCAGGCTGGAACCGGCTGTGTTCCGCGACCTGTACAGTCTGCAGATATTACGGCTGCAGGGTAATTTATTGGACAACCTATCGGAGAATACGTTTTCTGCACTCAATAATCTGCATATCCTCGTACTCAGCGATAATCACCTAACCGCGATTGACGCTGGTACATTGAGCGGCCTCCACGTCCTCAGTCTTCTCTCCCTGGACAACAATCGACTGAATAGTCTTCATCCAAACTCGCTGAAGAACGTCTCGTCCTTGCAAGACTTCCATCTTAACGGTAATAGACTGTCGACAATCCCGGAGGCTTTGAAGGCGACCCCATCATTGCGTACCTTGGATCTCGGTGAAAATCTCATATCTGAGATTCCAAACGGCACTTTCGATGATATGCAACAACTCTACGGACTTCGATTAACCGAAAACCATATCGGAAATTTGACAAAGGGCACTTTCGAGAGGATCACAGCTCTTAAAATATTAAATCTGTCGAGAAATCGAGTCCAGTATATCGAGGTTGGGACCTTCGACGCCAACACGAATCTCCAAGCTATACGATTGGATGGGAATCAGTTGACGGACATAGTCGGACTGTTTACGGGACTTCCGAATCTAGTGTGGTTGAATGTGAGTGACAATCGTTTAAAGGTGTTTGATTACGCGATGATACCGACGGGACTGCAGTGGTTGGATATTCATTCCAACGAAATCAACGAGTTGGGTAATTACTTTGAAATCGAGTCTCAGCTTCAGTTGAGCACTTTCGACGCGAGTTACAATAAGTTGACCGAGATAACCGGGAGTGCTATCCCGACAAGTGTGGAACAGCTTTTCCTGAATAACAATTTAATATCAAAAGTGCAGAGTTATGCGTTTTTCAAAAAGCCAAATTTAACGCGAGTGGACTTGAAAGCTAACCAAATACGCAACTTGGAACCTTATTCGTTGAGGATTAGTGTAGTGCCGCATACCAAATCTCTACCGGAGTTCTACATAGGTGGAAATCTGTACTTATGCGACTGCACGATGGAATGGCTACAGAGAGTGAACCGACAAACTCTAACTAGGACTCAACCCCGAGTGATGGACCTGGACAGTATAGATTGCAAACTTCTATACGATAGAAAGCGCGTCTTTGTACCCCTAATGGAAGCTACGCATTCACAGTTCCTCTGCAAGTACGAGACTCACTGCTTCGCGCTTTGTCAGTGCTGCGACTTTGACGCGTGCGATTGCGAGATGACATGTCCGACAAATTGTACTTGCTACCATGATCAATCGTGGTCAACGAACGTGGTCGACTGCTCGTCCGGAGGTCACGTCGGAAAGCTACCGGAGCAAATACCGATGGACGCGACTCAGCTTTACCTGGACGGTAACGACTTGAGGATAGTGTCTAGTCACGCTTTCATCGGACGGAAGAAACTGAAAGTGTTGTTCCTGAACGCTTCGAACATCGAGATGGTCCAGAACAGGTCGTTCAACGGGCTGCGTGAGCTGGAGGATCTTCACCTACAAGATAACCGGATCCGTGAGCTCAGAGGCCATGAGTTCGAGGGATTGGATGAATTGAAAACGTTGCTACTTCAGCAGAACAAGATCGCATCGATCGCCAACAATACCTTCGCGCCCCTGCGTTCTCTGTACACTCTCAGACTGGAAGGAAATCATCTGACCAATCTGGCTCTCTCGTCGCTACCAAAGCCCATTAACCTCACTATATCGCGTAATCCCTGGTCCTGCGACTGCGAATATCTGCAAATGTTTCGAAATTGGCTTCGTAGCACGGTAAGCCGGGTTACCGACGCTTCGGATCTACGATGCGTCTACAATACGACCGAATTCGAAGCCTACGGCGAGGAGACGTTCAACGATGACGAGTTTGGATTCTCGTTGTCCAACAACAACAGTTCTACGTGCACGGGTCTTGCCGCCATCGAGAACAGCATACGTGGTAATCGGACCAAAATCGAACCTCAGGCTCTTCACGATTATCTTCCACTACTGGTGGCAACCCTATCCGCATTTTTCATCACAATGCTGCTCTGCATGTTGGCATTCATATTTCGTCAGGAGCTTCGCGTCTGGTTTCACTCGCGTTTTGGAGTGAGAATATTCTACAGAGAATCCGAGGTCGACCGAGAGGACAGAGACAAGCTGTTCGACGCCTTCGTTAGTTATAGCTCAAAGGATGAGGATTTCGTTGCCCACGAGCTAGCCCCCGTCTTAGAAAGGGGAAACCCTGCGTACAAACTGTGTCTACACTATCGGGACTTCCCCGTGGGAAATTTCATAGCCGACACCATAGTACAAGCGGTGGAATCCTCGCGGAGGACAATCATGGTACTCTCAGAGAACTTCATCAAATCGGAGTGGTGTAGATTCGAATTTAAGTCGGCTCACCATCAGGTCCTGAGGGATCGCCGACGCCGACTTATCCTTGTGCTAGTCGGCGACGTCCCGCAACGGGATCTGGATCCCGATATCCGACTGTATCTCAAAACAAACACGTACCTGCAGTGGGGGGACAAATTATTTTGGGAAAAACTGAGATTTGCCTTACCCGACGTCCCCAATAATCAGCGGAGTCCACAGCAGAGAAGACAACCGCCGCCGGTCCGACGGCAACACAACAACCGGACAGCAAACGTTCAACGTACAGTTGCTGTGCACATATGAGTGAAAACTAATTAACCAAACTTttaaacgaaatattttatattttcatatgaaTGTAAAACAGTGATATGAATTTGTTCCCACACAGGGCCCGAAGGACACGCGATCCATTCGTCGGAAGTGTTTGGTGCAATAATTTCTGGATGGGTGTACATAGTGCAAGAATGAATGGATGATACCCTTAAAACTTTAAATAAAATGTGCGTGGCACGCTAAAgtctgtaaataaatttttaacgattaaCATGCGATTGAGGAGAATGGAATTGttgatattttaaaattatattatagcTGTGTATATTCGAGTGagcatattatacatatatatgtatgtatgcatatgtataattgatatgctaaatattgtaaataattttgtatactatgtttattttctgtttttttttttctcttaacgATGTATCATATATGTTATACAAGTATCTGCAGGACGCTTCGACAAACTACTATTAATTTCATACATTGAAAACATAACTGCGGtataaaagaattgaaatgttATACTCAAACGTGTTGTCACTATGTGAACAGATGCGATAAATTGTAGGTAGTTTAAATTAACTATCACGAAGCGACTTCACGCTGTTGTAACAAATTAAACGCTAGCTAATTCACGTATATGACGAGTTGAGCGAACAGTGAATGGGCAAAATACGCTGGGCACAGTCCATTATACAAATAGATATGTCGTTACGTCATTGTCATACAATAGTGCGGAGATATACATATTGCATATTGCAATAGCGTCAGACGTGTGTCTGGACCGCAAAGATCAACagggacgacgacgacgaattTGTCTGTACGCAGCTTTGAGTGAAGCCTTCCGGCTCACAGTGATATCAATTCCTAATATTTCCTCCATGTATGTAATCATACTCGATTCATTTAGAATGCAACGATTCGTCCGATTCGTAATCCGGTGAGATTTTCACGCCGTACATTAAtcgtaataatgaaaattatactttcGTAACATATTGCACGGAATGGCGAATGAGTCGTACGAAGTTgaggtaaaaagaaaagttttattgtaaatttttatttcttatttattatcattctgAATAATTGAAGTCGATTATTGTTACATATTTTACACTACTAGTTTTGTAAagtaatgttattattattattattattatttttatttttaccgcaGTAAGAATACCTATAAATATACGACTCTTTCACGAGCCTGAGAATCGCAGGCCCAGGTGTATAGTAACACGTGCATTACCGAAAATCCGTAGTTAATATGCGAATGactgattgtgaaaaattttaaattatttccattacTGTTCACGTTGTGCTATTTTCGAGATTCTTTGTTCGCTCGGGAAAGATTGTCTTGATTTGAAGAATGAGGGAAAAAATACGACtgatgaataaaattctttgtttCTATGCTCTTGAACATGTGCTGTTGATTTTTTCGAACCAATAACCTGATAACTTTGTAATTACGTTAAATCAAGTTTCTAATTGTAGAATAGCCTAGGAAATCATCCTTTCTTCAAAGTATACGTTCATAATCAAATACTCTAGTGTCCGAAATAGTATTACTAACGGAAAGGACTAAAATCGGCAGGCGTATATGTCAAATATAGTTACAGCTGGCTTCGTTCACAGctaaatatacaaatgtatgtgtatattctgtgggaaataattttttttcgattaggctcgaactttttatttttttgtgtcCAACTTCCGCCCACAAAGTGATTTCGTAACGACGCAGAGGTAATGAGATCTCGTCGTGACTGCTTCCGAGACAGCGTGCACAGTTTCAAATCTGTTTATACCATAACTCTAGGCTCAACTTCTATTTTATGAGTTGGGCCAGCGTTAGAGGACGAGTAATCCACTTGCAAATGTCATTTCCACAAACTATTATGGGGTAAATACTTGTCAACCGCTAACAAGTTCAACCGTGGACCGCAACGATATTGCTGTTACTATGCCTACCTACTATATAcgaataattgttatttatttatttgctttttGTTTGGCAACGTCATTTCGCGAACCATCGAAACATGCACCGCGGCATAAAAGCTACCAGCAATTAATTATATAGTATGAAACGCATGAAAGTTCCGACGTACGTTGTAACCTATCATTTTTTCCTACGTGGGAAAGTAACGAGTATAACAAAGATAGGTATAATTAGGTACCCTTTCGAACTATTGCAAACCCAGCCGATACTCGGCATCAGTCGCTAATTTCAACATTCTCAGTGCATACCATGTACCACTTAAAGCATCTCGTCGAGTAAAAACTTTACTCCCAGTTAGGTACGAAGGAAGCATACTATACTTATAATCAATCCGTTTGCTCCATGGCCGCGAGTATCTCGAGCCCAAGTCGTAAGGCGAAAGTCAAAAGTATAGCGAGCCCCCTCATCATCCACTCAGGACCCCCTGGGCGCGATAGTCGTTGCGCCTTACCACCGTTGGCCGCACTTAACGTTGACTTCTTTGTAAAAAAGTCCATAGAAAAAGCAACGAATAAGTGGCATGTCGCCGATGCCAGCAGCGTTTCTCTGTGTACATACAGCTGCTGTTCCCTGCAGCTTTCGTGTGTATAAAGTAAGATCTATAGGCGCAAGGTCCGACGGGTACGTCCATCTATGCACAAGTACATCCGTACGTGTGTTCGATGTGCAGCGAGGCATCACGAcgcgatttcatttcttttccagTTAATTCGGGTACCTTCAGAACCGGCCACTCAAACTGATCTTGATTCGGTTGGTAGAGATGCTACGGCGGCGAATCGGTTCCAATTGAATTAACACAATATCAACGGAACTTTACACGATTCACGTCTAGAGTactttaatttcattcaagcATGAGCGTCgtcatttcatttttgaaattgttgaaaattagtttttcgGTACAGGCGAAAGAAGAAATTCAGTAGTCTGATCAATTGCAACTTGCTGTTTTGTGGTTTAGAAAAATACCGCTACCGTTTAAGGTTTATAGAGTGAAAGTTCCTATCAGCCAACGTTACTTCTGTGATTGTGATTTAttatctcattgtcagtcacTTCGTTTATTAGAGCGTAAACCGGAGTTCAACAG is a window of Neodiprion pinetum isolate iyNeoPine1 chromosome 4, iyNeoPine1.2, whole genome shotgun sequence DNA encoding:
- the Tollo gene encoding toll-like receptor Tollo; this encodes MQGSPAFFAILLGTIFGVLGASLSKALRYKAPDECKWVATGETEDDVSLVCRLRTINSELENTNFSVIQPQHTVRLRLECSDALFFQSSLSAGSFRPLVELRELAIEYCKIGNLSDDAFRGLKELRNLTVRTHNTDWSAMALDVSAGAFSEELAQLERLDLGENNMWSIPEGTLCPLLNLEVLNLTRNRLREVTSFHFGTGARCAPGLRELDLSNNSIESLPAAAFSGLSRLHSLDLRSNTITFLADRALEGLSSLEVLKLSDNRLASLPPELFTDTRNIHEIHLRNNTLSVLPPGLFGELTQLQVLDLSRNELSSEWINAVTFDGLVRLVVMDLSHNRIARLEPAVFRDLYSLQILRLQGNLLDNLSENTFSALNNLHILVLSDNHLTAIDAGTLSGLHVLSLLSLDNNRLNSLHPNSLKNVSSLQDFHLNGNRLSTIPEALKATPSLRTLDLGENLISEIPNGTFDDMQQLYGLRLTENHIGNLTKGTFERITALKILNLSRNRVQYIEVGTFDANTNLQAIRLDGNQLTDIVGLFTGLPNLVWLNVSDNRLKVFDYAMIPTGLQWLDIHSNEINELGNYFEIESQLQLSTFDASYNKLTEITGSAIPTSVEQLFLNNNLISKVQSYAFFKKPNLTRVDLKANQIRNLEPYSLRISVVPHTKSLPEFYIGGNLYLCDCTMEWLQRVNRQTLTRTQPRVMDLDSIDCKLLYDRKRVFVPLMEATHSQFLCKYETHCFALCQCCDFDACDCEMTCPTNCTCYHDQSWSTNVVDCSSGGHVGKLPEQIPMDATQLYLDGNDLRIVSSHAFIGRKKLKVLFLNASNIEMVQNRSFNGLRELEDLHLQDNRIRELRGHEFEGLDELKTLLLQQNKIASIANNTFAPLRSLYTLRLEGNHLTNLALSSLPKPINLTISRNPWSCDCEYLQMFRNWLRSTVSRVTDASDLRCVYNTTEFEAYGEETFNDDEFGFSLSNNNSSTCTGLAAIENSIRGNRTKIEPQALHDYLPLLVATLSAFFITMLLCMLAFIFRQELRVWFHSRFGVRIFYRESEVDREDRDKLFDAFVSYSSKDEDFVAHELAPVLERGNPAYKLCLHYRDFPVGNFIADTIVQAVESSRRTIMVLSENFIKSEWCRFEFKSAHHQVLRDRRRRLILVLVGDVPQRDLDPDIRLYLKTNTYLQWGDKLFWEKLRFALPDVPNNQRSPQQRRQPPPVRRQHNNRTANVQRTVAVHI